From one Butyricimonas faecihominis genomic stretch:
- the aspS gene encoding aspartate--tRNA ligase, whose translation MYRTHTCGQLRMENVNESVCLSGWVQKVRKLGAMTFVDLRDRYGITQLVVEESAPEEIKANVAKLGREFVIQVKGTVIERASKNNKIPTGDIEIIVNELNVLSESEVPPFTIEDQTDGGDEIRMKYRYLDLRRSCVRKNLELRHRMAQLTRNYLSNLNFIEVETPVLIKSTPEGARDFVVPSRMNQGQFYALPQSPQTFKQLLMVSGFDRYFQIVKCFRDEDLRADRQPEFTQIDCEMSFVEQEDVLEVFEGLISHLFKEVRGVDIPKLEKMTWMDAMEQYGCDKPDLRFGMKIVDLTAVAKGKDFAVFNDAEYIGAICAPKCAGYTRKQLDELTEFVKRSQIGAKGLVYVKYNEDGTFKSSVDKFYTEADLKVWAETCKAEPGDLILILVGPKFKTLPQLCELRLEMGNRLGLRDKDVFKPLWVVDFPLLEWDEETQRFYAMHHPFTSPKPEDIPLMDTDPGKVRANAYDMVINGVEVGGGSIRIHDSALQSKMFDCLGFTHEAAQAQFGFLMGAFKFGAPPHGGIAFGFDRLASMFAGLDSIRDVIAFPKNNSGRDVMIDSPSEISPEQFKELGIQLKMEN comes from the coding sequence ATGTATAGAACACATACTTGTGGGCAGCTAAGAATGGAGAACGTGAATGAAAGCGTTTGTCTTAGCGGATGGGTACAAAAAGTACGGAAACTTGGAGCCATGACTTTCGTGGATCTTCGTGACCGTTACGGGATTACCCAATTGGTAGTCGAGGAATCGGCTCCCGAAGAAATTAAAGCTAACGTGGCAAAGCTCGGACGTGAATTCGTGATCCAAGTAAAGGGTACGGTGATCGAAAGAGCCAGCAAAAACAATAAAATACCGACAGGCGATATCGAGATTATCGTGAATGAATTGAATGTTCTGAGCGAATCGGAAGTACCGCCTTTCACGATCGAGGATCAAACCGACGGGGGGGATGAGATCCGGATGAAATACCGTTACTTGGATTTACGTCGTTCCTGCGTTCGCAAAAATCTGGAATTACGCCACCGCATGGCACAATTGACCCGGAACTACTTGAGTAACTTGAACTTTATCGAGGTAGAAACCCCGGTATTAATCAAGAGTACACCCGAGGGAGCCCGCGATTTCGTGGTACCTTCCCGTATGAACCAAGGCCAATTCTACGCCCTGCCACAAAGCCCGCAGACCTTCAAGCAATTGCTGATGGTTTCCGGTTTCGACCGCTATTTCCAGATCGTGAAATGTTTCCGGGACGAGGATTTACGGGCTGACCGTCAACCCGAATTCACTCAGATCGACTGCGAAATGTCATTCGTGGAACAAGAAGACGTGTTGGAAGTTTTCGAAGGTTTGATCAGTCACTTGTTCAAAGAAGTTCGTGGCGTGGATATTCCCAAACTGGAAAAAATGACTTGGATGGATGCCATGGAGCAATACGGATGCGATAAACCGGACCTTCGTTTCGGGATGAAGATCGTGGATTTGACTGCCGTTGCCAAAGGGAAAGATTTTGCCGTGTTCAACGATGCTGAATATATCGGGGCCATCTGCGCACCTAAATGTGCCGGATATACCCGTAAACAACTGGACGAGTTGACCGAATTCGTGAAACGCTCGCAAATCGGGGCCAAAGGATTGGTTTACGTGAAATACAACGAGGACGGGACATTCAAATCCTCTGTTGATAAATTCTACACGGAAGCCGACTTGAAAGTATGGGCAGAAACCTGCAAGGCAGAACCGGGAGACCTGATCTTGATTTTAGTAGGTCCGAAATTCAAAACCCTCCCCCAATTGTGCGAGTTACGCTTGGAAATGGGTAATCGTCTGGGATTACGGGATAAGGATGTCTTCAAACCGTTGTGGGTAGTAGACTTCCCCTTGCTGGAATGGGACGAGGAAACCCAACGTTTCTATGCAATGCACCACCCGTTCACTTCTCCCAAGCCAGAGGATATTCCATTAATGGATACCGACCCGGGTAAAGTACGTGCCAATGCTTACGACATGGTCATTAACGGCGTGGAAGTCGGTGGTGGTTCTATCCGTATTCACGATTCGGCATTGCAATCCAAAATGTTCGATTGTCTAGGTTTCACGCACGAGGCCGCACAGGCTCAGTTCGGATTCCTGATGGGAGCATTCAAATTCGGGGCTCCTCCTCACGGTGGTATCGCGTTCGGTTTCGACCGGTTAGCCTCTATGTTCGCCGGGTTGGATTCTATCCGCGACGTGATTGCCTTCCCGAAGAACAACTCCGGGCGTGACGTGATGATTGACTCCCCTTCTGAAATCTCTCCGGAGCAATTCAAGGAACTGGGAATTCAATTGAAAATGGAAAATTGA